CTGTCTCTCAGTGAATACAATACACAATATGTACTTATACAATCACTCGCAGCCAAACTTCGTATCATTCACATCAATCCCGATAACCTGGGTGCTAACAATATTTCAAGTACAGTTCCCATCTATGCGCCTATCAACGGGTATGTGAGCAAGGTGAATGTCAATATCGGGAAATATGTAAACCCGGCAGATGTACTGTTTGAGCTGGTGAATCCGGATGATATACATGCTGCCATTACTGTTTTTGAGAAAGACATCAGTGCATTCAGAAAAGGAATGCATGGGAAAGTGAGCCTGGTGGATAAACCAGATGAGTGGTATGATGTGGAAACGATACTGGTAACACGTAATGTAGATGAAAACCGGAGTGGCCTTTTACACTGTCATTTTGAAAAGCCTATGCTCCATTTGTTGCCGGGCATGTTTTTGAATGCAGTCTTTGAAATGGACAATGCCCGGGCAGCAGTGGTACCGGAAGACGCTGTAGTGCGCTACAATGGAAAAGAATATGTTTTCATCACCACTGATGAAAATCAGTTTCGTCTGGTAGCTGTAGCTGTTGGTAACAAAGAAAACGGAAAAGTAGCATTGCTTTCCGGCAGCAACGATTGGCTGCAAACCAAAATAGTTACCCAGGGAGCCTACGCGTTATTGGGGAAGATGAAAAACAAAATGGAAGACTAGCGGCTGGTAGTTACCGGCAGTTGCTTCATAATGGCTTCGTAAATTTCTCTCTCGCGGAAAGGTTTTAACAGCCAGCCATTGAAGCCGGCCTTTCTTAACCGTTCTTCATCGGAAGCCGTGATATTGGCTGTTAGTGCCAGCACAATGGTGGCGGCTTTTTCGGGGTCTTTATCTTTCCGGATATTTTCCGCCACCTCGAGGCCGCCCATTTCGGGCATATGTATATCCAGCAGCACCAGGTCGTAGTGATACTGGTGAAAGAGCTCCAGTGCGGCGGTGCCGCTGGTAGCCATATCGAAGCGGCATTTCCATCGGGTAAGAATCATTTTCAACAGCAGCAGGTTCATTTCCTGATCGTCCGCAACAAGCACATACCGCCCTTCCATGGATGCGCCCACCGCTTCATGGAGCTCGCTGGTATTTTTGGTCACCATCAGCGGTACTTCTACTTTTTCGTAGGGGATATGGCAGGTAAACACGGAGCCTTTATTCAGTTCGCTGCTAACGCTGATATCCCCTCCCTGCATCGTGATCAGCCGTTTGGTGATGGCCAGGCCCAATCCTGTACCCTTTGAGCTGCTCCTGGAATTGCCCGCCTGGAAAAAGCGTTCGAACAAATGCTCCTGGGCATCCTTACTAATGCCCTCTCCTGTATCGGATACCACAAGGCCAAACAGCCACCGGTCCGTTGGCTGCAATTCCAGTATAGCCGTTACCGTTACACTTCCCTTATCGGTATATTTAATGGCGTTACTGATCAGGTTCAGTAATACCTGTTTCAGCCGGAATACATCGCCGTTTGCCTGCCCGTGCTTGTCTCCTTCGAAACTGACATTTAATTCCAGGTTCTTTTTCGCAGCCTGCACCCTCATGATACTGATCACATCGTTGTAAACCTGATACAGTACAAAAGGCTGTGGTACCAGCGAAATATAATCCTGTTCGAGCTTGGAAAAATCAAGCACATCATTCACTACCTGAATGAGCATATCCGTAGCTGTTTCGATGGACTGTACCATTTGCTGCTGCTCTGTATTCATGCGGGTATACGACAGCTGCTCCGTAAAACCGGCCACCGAATTCAAAGGCGTACGCATTTCGTGACTCATATTATTCAGGAAATCGGTCCGCACCCGGGTTTGTTCCTCTGCCAGCATCTTACCTTTCTTTAGCAACCGGTTGTTTTCCCATACTTTCCACGCTGTAAAGGCAATCACAACAAGGCATATCAGCAGTGCCACCAAACCAGCCAGCACTATTTTCCTCATCTCCTGTGCACTGTCTGTTACAATAACGTGGGCGGCTACCTTCTTTTGCCTTCCCTGGCTGGCGGCATATTCCCTGAGCGACACCAACAGTTCTTTCATTTCCTCCATCATGGCGATGTTGGTACCTGCGAGCGTCGATTCCTCTTCGTTCAGCTTCATCCGGTTAGCCAGCTGCCGCCGTAAAACATCTTTGTAATAATCATTTACATTCGTCACCACTTTGCGTAACTGCTGGGCATCATACTTCTCTTTATCAATCACTTTACCATCGCGGGTCCGGACCAGGATACGTACCTGAGCTTTTACGGTATCGCCCGCTTTCTTATTGGCGAAAGCATTTCCAAGCCGCCTGAACAGCCCCTTTTTAGCGGTCGGCTGGTCCTGCGTCATGCTGATAGTATCTACCTTTACTTTATCCTTCTTTATCTGACGAACATTATAAGACCTGATACTATTCAGCAAATTATCCAGCATTTCATTTTTAATGGTGCGGGTGAGCATAGAATCGGTCGCTGATTTAAGTTTGGCAATCCGGCCCGACACCTGTTCTTTCTGCTGAATAAGCGTATCAAAATGTTTGTCTTTCCCGGACGCCCGGAACGAATGGCTGACCGTGTCGATCATTCCCAACACATTTCCCAGTTCATCGGAAAATGTTTGTAAATAATCCCTTTTGTAAAACACGGTATACAGGCGGAAATTGCTCTCGGCATCATTCAGAACAAATAGTGCCGAATCCATTAAATGAATCGACGGGTTTTCCATCATCAGCGTATCGGTGGCAGTAAGCATTCGCTGGGCACTGTTCCGGTGTATTCTGTATCCGGAGAAAAACAATACTACCAGCAACAGAAAGATCGGCACTAACGACAGCGCGAACAAATAGAGTGATTTTCGCATACTTCTGAGCGATTATTAGGGTAACTGAACTGGTTCCATTCATATATATGGCTAACGGGGTAAAATGGTACTAGGATACTTATCTGATGAAGATACGGAAATTAGATAAAAAACAGTATTAAGTCTATAGCTTTTAGTCCCTGGTAAGCGCTTATCAGGGACTAAAAGCTATAGGTTAAGGGCGCTACAGCTCGGGAGCGCCCCATGTCCCTTCTTCTTCAAAGGGGATTGTTTCCGACATCTTCAGCGGAAGCAGCCCGCCATCGGCGGTTAAATATTGACAGGTATTTCCAATACGGCACAGGAGCGGGAAATTATATTTAATACCAACGACGCCGAAACCGGCCCGTTCTCCCAACAGTATATCATCGAATTTAAGCGGGGATATAGGTTTGCCGGCAGGGCTGAGTACGGAGAATTTGCTGTTGTTCATTACCAGGTAACCATGGCCGGAAACTTCGGGCAATACCCGATCATGTACGGGTGGCGTAAGGATAACACCCTGCAGGGAGGCCAGCCCTATTTTGAGTATCTGTTCCTGCGGATCTGTTTTTGTCAGCAACAACACATCGTTCAGATCATATGAGATGTCGCCGGAAACGTCGTAATCGTATATCAATGGCACTATTTCTTTCCCTGTACTATCGGCATAGCCGTATTTTTCTCCCTTCACCAATTGGTATATCCCGTGTGGCAGCGCCTTCACCCGCTCGTAAATACAGGGTATTACCGCTTCGCCCTTTTCATTGACCACCCCTGCCTGGTTGTTTTTCTCCACGACCACCTGGCCTTCTACGCCAGGCATACCAAGATAAGAATAAGGCAACGGCGCCAATTTGCCGGTGCGGGCGTTAAACAAAGCATAGGTAGTGGCGTTCTTCTTTTCATCGCTCACCAGGTAAGTGCCTTTTCCTATCAATGATATTCCCCCGTATTTCACCGGAACAATTACTTCTCCCTTCCCGTTGTAAACGCCATAAACATAGCTGCCTTCCGGGGTTTTCTTTGTTACCCGAATCAGGCTGCTATCGCCGGCGAGCAGGTCTGCTTCCTCGAATACCATTGGAAGCACCAGCCGTTTGGCCCTGATGTCATAGACACCTTTGAGGCGCCCGTCTCTCACCATATACAACGATGGTGTTAATGCCGCGTATTCTCTATATGCAACCGGTAGCAACTGTTCACCTTCCACATTGTACAATCCCTTCCTGCCCTGATACTCCATCTCCAGCAATCCACCGGAATCATGAACGGATATGCCGAAGAAGGCCGGCGCTACCGTTTTTTTATTGACCGGGTTATAAAAGCCATACAAGGCCTGTTGTTTCAGGATGAATACCGGCGCGGCATCCGTTTCTCTACCCGCGCTAACGCCGGAAATATTATTGTATTCCCTGTCGAGCAGCTTTTTACCAGCGGAATCCACGAGGATATATTTTCCATTCACGGGTACTATAAAACAGTTGGCAAAACCGCCGATTTCTCCGTCGTATGAGAGCGGTATAATCACTTTGCCATCTTCCCCTATAATTCCGGTTTTTTTATGCTGAGTGACCGACAAATACGGACCATAAGTTCCTTCCGCATAGGGATCGTTGATATCGTCGTATATATAATCCGCCACCTGGCTGCCGTTTTCATTCACCAGTCCAAAATGCCCGTTGTGCTTCAACTTCAGCATACCGTTTCCGATAACATCCATCTGTGTATACTCCGGTTCCGCATATTCTTTCCGGGTGGCAATGTTTATAACAACCGGCTGATCATTCTTTTTAAAACAGCGTACCCAGTTATCACTACGCATGGCAAAATGCTCATGTTCATAGGTGAAAGGAACCAGCTCTTTATTTTCAAAACTGACTACTCCCCATTTTCCATCTTTCTGTGCAAATACATAATCTCCTTTAGCGCCACAACCACCACAATAATCGATATCTTCATACACAGCAGGCACCTGCAGACGTTTTTCACGGATGTTATATACGCCCCACTTATTGTTGCTTTTTACCATGAAGTAATCATCCTTCAGCAATTCCACTTCTTCAAATTCAAGTGGCAGTAATAATTTGCCCCAGCTATCGGCATAGGTGGCTTTACCATGCTGGCGAAGATAAAGATGAGATTTCCATCTGAACTCGATAGAGTCGTATACCGGCTGCAGCAGCCATCTCCCCGAATCGTTCACCACTCCCATTTTATCCTGCGTGCTTACCAGCATCATCTTCTGATCTTCTTTGATATCAATTTCAGCATCCGACAGCCGGATGGCCGGATGATAGGTACCGAAGATGGTATCAAACATTTTTTCGCCGGCTGCATTAATATACCAGCTATGGCCGTTGTTCTCCACGCGGGCAACACCATCTTTGAATGCAGAACCTTTCTGAGCGCTGCCCGTTATGCTGCATAACAATAACCCGAATGTTGTTATCAGGGAGAGATATTTAATCGTCATAACCTTTTCTTTTAGTTGATCTGTAGGGCAGCTGTTTCCCTTGTGCATCAAGGTAGAAATACCACTTATTTTCTTTTACCAGTACAGGGAAAATGTTTTTTTCATACCCGCGGCTGATTTGTAACTCATCGTACTTCACGGGGATCACCGGTTTGCCGTCCAGCGCCAGCAGCCCGGATTTGCCATCTTTTACAACTTCAAACAAGCGGCCATCTTCCAGGTAGTTAATAGTGTTATACACTACCGGTATTACCAGTTTGCCGCCGGTATCTATCACACCGTATCTTTCCCCGCTCTGCACTTTGTAATAAGGCAATTGGTAGAAGCGGTCGATCTGTTCATATTTCAGCGGAATGAAAATGCTGCCATCCATCCTGATCAGGCCCTGTAATTTGTCTTTTACCACTGTTATCAGGTTGTCTTCGAAGGCAGACATATCATCAGCAGTAATCGGGTATACCACGTCGCCCTTACGATTAATAATACCATAGTATTCTTTACTGTTGATTGCTTTAGTGGCCACTGCCAGGCCATGCCAGAAGTCGCCAACAAACGCATAGTCTTTAAATACTACCTCTTTTCCGTTGGTATCCAGGAAGACATTAGCGCGTGGTTCCCCCCAAAGTTTGAGCAGGCCGTCGCTGTAGCTGATATGGGCGCGTCTTTCCTTTTCAGGTACCAGCAGGCGGGAGTACCTGTCCGACTTAAACTGCCAGTGGGTGCCTGTATACAGCAGGTTGCCGGCCAGATCTGATAAAGTAGTTTGAGGGTTACCATCATTGAGATAGTTGAGCTCCACGATGCGGTTGGTATCTACGGCGGTATAAAACCCATCCTGTTTCATTTTTCTGATCATCCGTCCGGTGGCATCAGCCATACCGGTGCTATCTTCTCCCTGGCTCACCAGTAGCAGAGAACTGTTTTGCCATTCAATCCGGTTGTATGCTGTAGGAAGAATTTCTTTGCCTGTTGTGGTATTATACAAGCCGAATTTACCATTCCGGGAGAGGGCCAGGTAGTTTGCTTTCACAGGCCCGGCATTGGTGCTATCATAAGGATAACCGGGGCCATACTCATCCAGCAAATCGCCCTCGATAAAAGGCAGTACAAGGGCTCCGGCAATCTGTGGGAGTGCTGTTTCGCCGTCAGCCAGCTGAATTTCAATGACCGGCTTACTATTCGATACAATATGGATATTGCTGCAGGCCTGCGATAGTAGCGGTTTTCCATTGGCATCGAACAAATTCCAGCGATTATTTTTGCGGGCTGTAAACCAGCCGGGCATTTTAAAGATATGTTGGTTGCCCGATATAATAGTCGTTTGCGCAGCTTCTCCATTGGTATTATTGTAAGCATGTATTTCGTTGTATTCCACTGGCACAATGAGTTTGCCGGCTTCATTGATGATCCCCTCTTTCCCGTTTCTGCTCACAATGGCGGCGCTGCCGTAAGCTTTTATGGCCTCGTATTCCGGCGGCAGCAGCTCTTTGCCGGTGCTATCTGCCAGGCCCCATTGATCTTTTACGGCCACCATGAAAGTACCAGTGCTCAGGCCCCGCTCACATTTGTCGTAGATAGCTTTGGTAATCGCTTTTCCGTTGCTGTCCATGATCCCCAGTTTCCCGTTATCCTCCTCATAAACAAAGAAGGACGCGTTTTCGAAGCGGAGTGCTTCAAAGTTTTTGTAAGATGGCGGAACGAGCACGGTACCATCTTCGCGGGCAAGCCCTTTATGTGTTCCTTTTGTGATCTCCACCACATTATCCATTACATACGACCGATCCACGTCATCGTAAACGGGGGCCTGCAGGATCCTGCCGGTTTTTATTTCTCCCCAGCCCCAGCGGCCGGCCTTTCTGATTTTGAACAGATGGGGATGGAGGGATGTTACGTCGTCATATTCTATCGGGCAGATGATATTACCAAGCGTATCTATCGCGCCGCATTTGCCGTTGAGTTTTACAGTAACAAAGCAATAGCTCTGAGCAGGATACATATCATCCTTATTATTTTCTACCGTAACCTCATCAAATTTAAAAGGGGCGATCACCTTACCGGTAGTGCTGATGGCGCCATAGGCATTGTGTTTTACGCCCACTACCACGCCATAAAGACTGATATTCTCGAGTTTGTCGATCAGCACTGTACCGGCGCTATGGAGGAATTGTTCCTGGCCATGAATCTTAACTGGTGCTAACGTGCCATCGAATTCTCCCAGGTAGTCGGCTTCCGTGACCTGTTGGCCCCGGGCCAGGGCACAGGTGAGTAATAAGGGAGCAATGAGTTTCAGGTGCTTCATAAAAACAATCCGGATATGGAATAATATTTAATATATAATCATTGGGTTATTCTGCAAAGATGCTGTGTTTGTTATGAATGCCCAACTTTTGTACTGCTACACTATTACTACAGGCAGCTCTACAAAACATCTACATAGCAGATAGACTATTGCTGGTGGCTACTTTACAGGATTTCAGGAAAAACAGGCCGAAAAACAGGATCAGCGTATTCGTTTATACATCCGTTCAACCATAAAGATGCAGTCGTTTGTTAATTTTTTGTTACGTTTGCCGCTTCCCGAGGTGGGAGTTGTGAACTACAAAAAATGGAAAAAACTGTATTATGAATGGAATGACAAAAACAATGGTCGCCGCAGTACTGGGCGCGTTTAGCGCGTTACATGGACTTACAGCAGCGGCCCAGCAGCCAGAACATCCCAGGCTGGTAGTAGGAATAGTAGTAGATCAGATGCGCTGGGATTACCTGTACCGTTACTATGACCGCTATGAAGCAGGTGGTTTCAGGCGTTTGCTTGGAGAGGGCTTTTCCTGTGAGAATACTTATATCAGTCATCTTCCATCATTTACGGCTGTAGGCCACTCCACAATCTATACCGGCAGTGTGCCAGCCATCCATGGGATCACGGGCAACGACTGGCCCGACCAGCTCACTGGCAGGAAATGGTATTGTACAGAAGATACGATTGTGCAGCCCGTAGGCAGCAGCAGCAACGCCGGCCGCATGTCGCCCCGTAACCTGCTGGCCTCCACCATCACCGACGAGCTGCGGCTGGCCACCAACTTCCGTTCTAAAGTGGTAGGCGTTTCATTGAAAGACAGAGCCTCTATCCTGCCTGCAGGCCATACGCCCAGCGGCGCCTTCTGGTTCGACGACAACAATGGCAACTTCATTACCAGCACCTGGTATATGCAGGAACTTCCTGAATGGGTGAAACGCTTCAATGCTAAAAAGGAGCCCGAAGCACTGATGGCGAAGCCCTGGGAAACCTTGTACCCGATGAATACTTATATACAGAGTACTGCGGACGATGTGAGCTGGGAAGGCACCTTCCCCAATGAAAAGGCCGCCGTGTTTCCACATCACCTGAAAGAAGCCTATAAAAAAGATCCAGACAACCTGCGCTCCACACCGGGCGGTAATACACTCACGCTCGATTTCGCGAAAGCAGCAGTGGAAGGCTATGATCTTGGCAACAACACCGTTACCGACTTCCTGACAATCAACTGTGCCTCCACCGACTATGTAGGCCATAAATACGGTCCCAACTCCATAGAAGTGGAAGATACCTATCTGCGCCTGGATAAAGACCTCTCTGCTTTTTTCCAGTTCCTCGATGGCCGCGTGGGCAAAGGTAATTACCTGGTATTCCTGACAGCGGATCATGGCGCTGCTCATGCCATCAAATTCATGCAGGAACATCAACTGCCTGCCGGTCAGGTAGAAACCAGGAAGCAGCTGGAAGGCCTGAACAAAATACTGAGTGATCGTTTCGGTGTGGCGGGTTTAGCCACATCCTTCATGAACTACCATATCAGCTTTGATAAAGCTAAAATTGCAGCCTCGAAACTGGATTACGATGCCGTGAAGAAAGCTAGCATCAATTACTTTGAAGCGCTGCCTGGCATCCAGTTCGCTGCCGACCTCGATAATATTGGTACCAACCCATTGCCCGAACCCATCAATACCATGGCCATTAATGGCTACAATCGTAAACGTACCGGTGCAGTTATTGTAATACCTGAACCCGGATGGTTCGAAGGTTCGCTGAAAGGCACTACGCATGGCAACTGGAATCCGTTCGATATTCACATTCCGCTTGTGTTCATGGGCTGGCATGTAAAACATGGCGCCAGCAACGAAACCGTGCACATGACGGATATTGCGGCAACGCTTGCAGCGATGCTACATATACAGATGCCGAATGGATGTGTGGGGAAACCGGTGAAAGAAATTACGAATTAGGAATTAGGAATTACGAAATGCATAGGAGATATAAGCGAATTATTATGTTATTCGCTTATATCTCCTATGCATTTCGTAATTCCTAATTCCTAATTCGTAATTCTCAGACAGCAGCTCCCATAAATGGATCCGTTCTCCCCTCTTCTCCTGTTTCTACCCGGCCGGCATAGCGTTGGCTAAAAGTGTCAACTGCGGCGGTTTTAACGGTGAAGTCGTACCAATGCAGGCTTTTCTGCAACGGCAATATCAGATCGAGGGTGGCGCCTGCAGCAATGCTCCGGCGAATGTCTTTTCCGTTATATGCATTGTCGCTGATGATCAGGTCGTGGGCAGTGCTATCGTGATTGGCTATACGTAGCAGGATGTTTCCGGTGGCTTTCTTTTTGGCAACATCATAACTAAGCTGTATATCGAGCCGGGGATGCGAAGCGGCGCCTTTGAATTCGCGGTAGAAACCATTCGGGCCGCATAGATGCAGGTGATATTGCCTGCCCGGAAACGCGCTGACAGGCCATTCGTAGCTGATAGTATCGCCTGCAGCTACTGCAAAGGCCCAGCTACGGGCATTATCTGTTTCACCGGAGTGAGGATCTTTAAATGGAAGATGTGTGTATACCGTAAACGGAGCACCGGCCGACTGGTTGCCGAACAGTTGCGTACCCGCCTGCATACTTATCTGCAACTGGTCCTGATCGGGCTGCCAACGTGCATCGGCAAGCAGTTCATATGGCAGCGCACAGGATAAGCGGGTACCTTTTTCCTGTTGCAGGATGGGTAGCTTTTTCCCATTAAGATGAGCGGAGATATCGCTGGCCGATACTTTCTTAAAATCGCCCGGGGCGGGTTTGAAGCGCGCATTATTGATGCCTTCTACCATCTTCCGCTGATCCAGGTAGATCTGTTTATCCGGAGTGGTAGCTGTAAACGGACTAAACACCGAAGTAAGATCACCGCAGATCGTGCGCCGCCATTTGCTGATATTATCGATATGCACCTGTTTGTTTAGTTTCCTGCTGAAAAATGTTTCCAGGAATTGAAGCGTGGAAGTATGATCAAATACTTCAGAACAAACCTTGCCACCGCGGCTCCAGGGAGAGGCAATGATCATGGGCACCCGGAATCCCAGTCCTACCGGGGCTTCCCTGGCCTGTTTTTCACTGACCCCCTGTTTTAATTCGTGTGCCAGTCGAACGTGCTCTATTTCCGTATCCATACCAGCTGAACATTTTCCTGTGCCGGGTTTGTTATTATCGCAGATGGAGAACGGTACCACATGATCAAAATAGCCATCGTTCTCATCGTAGGTAACTATAAAAATGGTTTTCTTCCAGACCTCCGGGTTCTCTGTTAATATATCCAGTATTTCTGAAACGTACCAGGCGCCATACCAGGGAGCGCTGGGATGATCTGAAAAATTCTGTGGTCCGGCCAGCCAGCTTACCTGGGGTAATTTTCCACTGTTTACATCTGTCCTGAACTGGTGTAATACATCTCCCGCAGGCATGGTAATTTCTCTTTCAGTATTGCCATCCTTATAACTCACCGAGGTGATGCTCCGGTATTGCGGATCGTTGCTGTTAGTCACAAATGCCCGTTGATACAGGGCTTTCTGCGCAGGTGTCAGTTGCTCAAAACTTTCTTTATTCCATCGTTGTAACTCACGGGTTGTATTGTCGAGCACTTCCTGTTTTTTAGAGATGCTGGTCCGGATCTTTTCCGCCGCATCATCGGACGAAGGACTGGCTTCCTGAAGTTTATTGATCTCATCGGGTAGCGTTTCCACCTGACGCAGGAGGCCATTGATATAACGTTCAGAAAACTTCACATTAAAGGCCGCAAAAAACTCGAGCAGGTTACAGCCAAAATTCGCCAGCCAGGCTCTTTCTTCTCCCTTAAATCCGCCTCCACAGCTAATCTCGTTCTGATAGAATTTCCACGAGATGCTATTATCTTCCAGTACTTCAGGAAATGTTTTCCAGGGTAGTTTGGCGTAACTGTAGTCATCGTTACGGATATGTGCCTTGGGCAAACCATCCACGGGCTCCACAATTTTGCCGGTCCAGAAAAACGACCGGTTAGGTGTGGTGCTCGTCATTGCAGAACAGAAGTTCTGGTCGCATACCGTGAAAGCATCTGCCATGGCGTAATTGAAAGGAATATCTTCGCGGGTGTAATAGCCCATGGTAAGCGGCATACCTGCATATTCTTTATTACCTGGTCTTTTGGCGATCAGCCACTTGTCGTATTTACCCTTATTGTAAGCATCTACCTGGCTGGGCCGGGAATGCGGCAGGTCGCCCATCCAGGTGGCTTTTGTATCTTTTATATTGAGCCTGAACGGCGCAAACGTATCTCCGTTTCCGTTAGTCTGGAACCATACCGGTGTTGCACCAGGCTGCCAGGCTGCGCGGGGATCATTGAAACCACGCACTCCCTGCAGCGTACCAAAACAGTGATCAAAGGATCTGTTTTCCTGCATAAGGATCACGATATGTTCAGCATCAAGGAACGTACTGCCGGGACGCGGATCAATAGCGAGTGCGCGTTGCACAGAGGCAGGCAGCATGGTTGACAGGCCGGCAGCGCCGGAAAGCAATACGGATTTCTTTAAAAATTCTCTGCGGGAATCCATGGAGCGGTTTGAATAATTTAGTTCGTTCGAACAAAATAGGAAATATTCTTATTAATTCGTAATTCTTCGGAAAGCTTCCGGCGATGTTCCTGTATGCTTTTTGAAGAATGTGGTAAAATAAGAAATACTCTCAAATCCCAGCTCGGCAGCTATTTCTGTTACTGATAACGCCGTATGATATAACAAACGCTGCGCTTCTATCACTACTCTTTTCCTGATCAGCTCTCCACTGGACGTGTTCCTGCATAGCTGACATAATTTATTGAGATAATTGGTGGTGATATGTAACCTGGCCGCGTAGAATGATGGTATCCGCACGGTTTTGTAATGCTCTTCCAACAGCCATTCGAACTGGCGGATTCTTTCTTCCTTGTTGTCTGCGTGGGTGATGTTGTTGCCCCTGTCACTATGCTGATCCAGCATGCAAAGCAATATGTTTAAGTAAGAGCGCAGTACTCTTCTTGCCCCGCGCGATTGCGCCAGGAATTCTTCTTCCATCAGCTGGCATAATTGTATCCATTTATTCAGCTGATGCCCGTTGAGTGCTACAAAGTTGCTGCTGTCTTTAGCCAGAAAGGAAAACTGGTAGAGCACATTACTATTGTAGCGCAGCGAGAAAAAATCTTCCGTAAAACATACTACCTGCCCTGTGCCTTTTGGCAGGCTGCAGATGCTGTTTGGTTTCAGACATACTACACCGGTTCCTTCAATGGGGATGATTTCATTGTCTACCGTCAATGTGCCCGTTGCTGCAAACAGGCACAGTAACAGGTAGCAGCCAAGCCTGTGTGGCTCCCCGGCCCGGGGAATTCTTCCGTACAGTGCGTCCAGGCTACCTGTCCAGAAGGTATTCCCCTCAATGGTGATCAGCTCAATTCCGTCTGCTTTCATGCTAAAATAAATAGGTTACATGTACCATGGCGCGGTTGCCGGCTCTTACTTTCATGTCGGCCAGTTGTTGTGAGATGACCGGCTGGAAATTAGCACCTGCAGAGATGTTGCCCATGGTAGCTTCCAACCCTGCTGTGGCCATCAGGGAATATCCGCCGGAAACATCGACATTGATTTTCTTCGCTTCCCGGTCTTTTGCAGCTGTTTCGTAAAGCACGCCGGCATTGGGCGACAGCGTTACTTTCTCTGCTACTCTTATTTTATAATAGGCGAGCACATTGGCAGTGAATTTATTTCCGTACTGATAATCGTACCGGTTGTTGCTATTGATTTTGTAACTGACATTGGCATTGAGTCCCAGGTCCATCAACCGGATATCATAGGCTGCATTCAGCGTAAAGTCAACGCTCCC
The genomic region above belongs to Chitinophaga sp. 180180018-3 and contains:
- a CDS encoding efflux RND transporter periplasmic adaptor subunit, which produces MKKIMIYGLLLIVACKNKAATTEVAEKKSETSAQNSVTLDSVQKRNAGIVIATAQEGTTHVTIRATGTVDVPPQSLISVSFPLGGYLKSTSLLPGSPVAKGQVIAVMEDPAYVQLQQDYLTAKAKMQYLSTDMQRQKELSEADATSKKSYQLSLSEYNTQYVLIQSLAAKLRIIHINPDNLGANNISSTVPIYAPINGYVSKVNVNIGKYVNPADVLFELVNPDDIHAAITVFEKDISAFRKGMHGKVSLVDKPDEWYDVETILVTRNVDENRSGLLHCHFEKPMLHLLPGMFLNAVFEMDNARAAVVPEDAVVRYNGKEYVFITTDENQFRLVAVAVGNKENGKVALLSGSNDWLQTKIVTQGAYALLGKMKNKMED
- a CDS encoding ATP-binding protein codes for the protein MRKSLYLFALSLVPIFLLLVVLFFSGYRIHRNSAQRMLTATDTLMMENPSIHLMDSALFVLNDAESNFRLYTVFYKRDYLQTFSDELGNVLGMIDTVSHSFRASGKDKHFDTLIQQKEQVSGRIAKLKSATDSMLTRTIKNEMLDNLLNSIRSYNVRQIKKDKVKVDTISMTQDQPTAKKGLFRRLGNAFANKKAGDTVKAQVRILVRTRDGKVIDKEKYDAQQLRKVVTNVNDYYKDVLRRQLANRMKLNEEESTLAGTNIAMMEEMKELLVSLREYAASQGRQKKVAAHVIVTDSAQEMRKIVLAGLVALLICLVVIAFTAWKVWENNRLLKKGKMLAEEQTRVRTDFLNNMSHEMRTPLNSVAGFTEQLSYTRMNTEQQQMVQSIETATDMLIQVVNDVLDFSKLEQDYISLVPQPFVLYQVYNDVISIMRVQAAKKNLELNVSFEGDKHGQANGDVFRLKQVLLNLISNAIKYTDKGSVTVTAILELQPTDRWLFGLVVSDTGEGISKDAQEHLFERFFQAGNSRSSSKGTGLGLAITKRLITMQGGDISVSSELNKGSVFTCHIPYEKVEVPLMVTKNTSELHEAVGASMEGRYVLVADDQEMNLLLLKMILTRWKCRFDMATSGTAALELFHQYHYDLVLLDIHMPEMGGLEVAENIRKDKDPEKAATIVLALTANITASDEERLRKAGFNGWLLKPFREREIYEAIMKQLPVTTSR
- a CDS encoding WG repeat-containing protein produces the protein MTIKYLSLITTFGLLLCSITGSAQKGSAFKDGVARVENNGHSWYINAAGEKMFDTIFGTYHPAIRLSDAEIDIKEDQKMMLVSTQDKMGVVNDSGRWLLQPVYDSIEFRWKSHLYLRQHGKATYADSWGKLLLPLEFEEVELLKDDYFMVKSNNKWGVYNIREKRLQVPAVYEDIDYCGGCGAKGDYVFAQKDGKWGVVSFENKELVPFTYEHEHFAMRSDNWVRCFKKNDQPVVINIATRKEYAEPEYTQMDVIGNGMLKLKHNGHFGLVNENGSQVADYIYDDINDPYAEGTYGPYLSVTQHKKTGIIGEDGKVIIPLSYDGEIGGFANCFIVPVNGKYILVDSAGKKLLDREYNNISGVSAGRETDAAPVFILKQQALYGFYNPVNKKTVAPAFFGISVHDSGGLLEMEYQGRKGLYNVEGEQLLPVAYREYAALTPSLYMVRDGRLKGVYDIRAKRLVLPMVFEEADLLAGDSSLIRVTKKTPEGSYVYGVYNGKGEVIVPVKYGGISLIGKGTYLVSDEKKNATTYALFNARTGKLAPLPYSYLGMPGVEGQVVVEKNNQAGVVNEKGEAVIPCIYERVKALPHGIYQLVKGEKYGYADSTGKEIVPLIYDYDVSGDISYDLNDVLLLTKTDPQEQILKIGLASLQGVILTPPVHDRVLPEVSGHGYLVMNNSKFSVLSPAGKPISPLKFDDILLGERAGFGVVGIKYNFPLLCRIGNTCQYLTADGGLLPLKMSETIPFEEEGTWGAPEL